One genomic window of Halolamina sediminis includes the following:
- a CDS encoding ATP-dependent DNA helicase, whose amino-acid sequence MPKLAAAQSPVVSWRDLFGHPEPYPEQRDGIEAALDAADDGGFLALEGACGTGKTMLALSAGLDRVRDPDSDFERVLVLTSVKQQLRQFEADLGTINENLPEAYDPVSGLTLVGKADVCPYARENRGGVDDENVYDRCEGLRERTRNLTSDGGPTTADALASQARSQQVGIADSGSAGADYLETAGEPTPYRPDTEEYGTGTGSTEYCPFYAQYLADLPEDGDPAEAVPFDFTDRGLIDTEELVGLAASHGSCPHSVMGAVLGHVEVVIGNYYHAFDPTTSGQFTGALVDDSTFVVCDEAHMLEPRVRDLVSDGVGDRTLRDAVSELTRILQAVEFADEATPSTGNDDADLVRGELQESDVKLDELRNLRDFCESLREELDRRVKAHLNRERPGWRAELTELEDHELPLRDPETPQPDEITEWAEREGFGEAVWSRAAVVGAVVARILNEVEEEDASRAVTAVGRVLNAWYREDHESFFREVELSRTWDETERPDSWRRAYNARLSLHNCVPSRAIGDQLAEFGGGVLMSATLEPLDVFREVTGLNHLESEGRPVTTRSYGLGFPEGNRASFAVDAPKFTYGNRGEPGEGTECRRMHVDAAATVARSPGNVLVGMPSYGEAEWMAAELEDRLEKPVLLDSSSTDEVTEELKAEFFQGEPKALVTSIRGTLTEGVDYQGDRLAAAVVCGVPIINTASPRTRAVRTAYDREFGDGFETALTVPAVRKARQAIGRVIRGPEEVGIRALVDARYARASWNSVREYLPEREREEFQPVSPDMLDFGVERFWDQHR is encoded by the coding sequence ATGCCTAAACTGGCCGCCGCCCAGTCTCCGGTAGTGAGTTGGCGCGACCTGTTCGGCCACCCGGAACCGTACCCCGAGCAGCGTGACGGGATCGAGGCGGCCCTCGACGCAGCGGACGACGGCGGCTTCCTCGCGCTCGAGGGCGCCTGTGGAACGGGAAAGACGATGCTCGCGCTTTCTGCGGGGCTGGACCGAGTGCGGGATCCGGACTCCGACTTCGAGCGCGTGCTGGTCCTCACAAGCGTCAAGCAGCAGCTGCGCCAGTTCGAGGCGGATCTCGGGACGATCAACGAGAACCTCCCCGAGGCGTACGACCCCGTCTCGGGGCTGACGCTCGTCGGGAAGGCCGACGTGTGCCCGTACGCCCGCGAGAACCGCGGCGGCGTCGACGACGAGAACGTGTACGACCGCTGTGAGGGGCTGCGCGAGCGCACTCGGAACCTCACCAGCGACGGCGGACCGACGACTGCCGACGCGCTCGCGAGTCAGGCCCGTAGCCAGCAGGTCGGAATCGCTGACTCGGGCAGCGCCGGCGCCGACTATCTCGAAACCGCGGGGGAACCGACGCCGTACCGCCCGGACACCGAGGAGTACGGCACCGGCACGGGGAGCACGGAGTACTGCCCGTTCTACGCGCAGTACCTCGCCGACCTCCCGGAGGACGGCGATCCCGCGGAGGCGGTGCCGTTCGACTTCACCGACCGCGGGCTGATCGACACCGAGGAGCTGGTCGGCCTCGCGGCGAGCCACGGGAGCTGCCCGCACTCGGTGATGGGGGCGGTCCTCGGCCACGTCGAGGTCGTGATCGGGAACTACTACCACGCGTTCGACCCAACCACGTCGGGGCAGTTCACCGGCGCGCTCGTCGACGACTCGACGTTCGTCGTCTGTGACGAGGCGCACATGCTCGAACCACGGGTGCGGGATCTGGTGAGCGACGGCGTGGGCGACCGGACCCTGCGCGACGCGGTGTCGGAACTGACGCGGATTCTCCAAGCAGTCGAGTTCGCCGACGAGGCGACGCCTTCGACGGGGAACGACGACGCCGACCTCGTCCGCGGGGAGCTGCAGGAGAGCGACGTGAAACTGGACGAACTTCGCAATTTGCGGGATTTCTGCGAATCGTTGCGCGAGGAGCTGGATCGGCGGGTAAAAGCCCACCTCAACCGCGAGCGCCCGGGCTGGCGCGCGGAGTTGACCGAACTGGAGGACCACGAACTGCCGCTGCGGGACCCAGAGACGCCTCAGCCCGACGAAATCACCGAGTGGGCGGAGCGTGAGGGGTTCGGCGAGGCGGTCTGGTCGCGGGCGGCAGTCGTCGGCGCCGTCGTCGCCCGGATCCTGAACGAGGTCGAAGAGGAGGACGCCTCGCGGGCGGTCACGGCGGTCGGTCGAGTGCTGAACGCGTGGTACCGCGAGGATCACGAGTCGTTCTTCCGCGAGGTCGAACTCTCGCGGACATGGGACGAGACGGAGCGGCCGGACTCCTGGCGCCGGGCGTACAACGCGCGGCTCTCCCTGCACAACTGCGTCCCCAGTCGCGCGATCGGCGACCAACTCGCGGAGTTCGGCGGCGGCGTCCTGATGAGCGCGACGCTCGAGCCGCTCGACGTGTTCCGGGAGGTGACGGGGTTGAACCACCTCGAATCGGAGGGGCGGCCGGTCACGACTCGGAGCTACGGGCTGGGGTTCCCCGAGGGGAACCGCGCCTCCTTCGCCGTCGACGCACCGAAGTTCACGTACGGGAACCGGGGTGAACCGGGCGAGGGGACCGAGTGCCGTCGGATGCACGTCGACGCCGCTGCCACCGTCGCGCGCTCGCCGGGGAACGTGCTCGTGGGAATGCCCAGCTACGGCGAAGCCGAGTGGATGGCCGCCGAACTCGAGGACCGCCTCGAGAAGCCCGTGCTGCTCGACAGTTCCTCGACGGACGAAGTGACCGAGGAACTGAAAGCCGAGTTCTTCCAGGGCGAGCCGAAAGCCCTGGTGACGAGCATCCGCGGGACGCTGACCGAGGGCGTCGACTATCAGGGCGACCGACTCGCGGCGGCGGTCGTCTGCGGTGTGCCGATCATCAACACCGCCTCGCCGCGCACGCGGGCGGTTCGGACCGCCTACGACCGCGAGTTTGGAGATGGGTTCGAAACTGCGTTGACGGTCCCGGCGGTCCGCAAAGCCCGGCAGGCCATCGGCCGCGTGATCCGCGGCCCCGAGGAAGTCGGCATCCGTGCGCTCGTCGACGCCCGCTATGCGCGGGCATCCTGGAACTCGGTCCGGGAGTACCTGCCCGAACGGGAGCGAGAGGAGTTCCAGCCCGTTTCGCCGGATATGCTGGATTTCGGCGTCGAGCGCTTCTGGGACCAGCACCGCTGA
- a CDS encoding S9 family peptidase — protein MADDFLERLASLPSFQHAVASPDGDRVALYYDVTGRNELHVLDVETGERRQISDGEVPRNARWHVDWSADGDWVYFHDDEGGNEQNDIYRIGVRGEREGEVEQLTELDGQTALVEVADDGETLLLGSNRDGQMNLFAYDLPSGEVSKLTDYDRAAGSGGFSPDVDRLAYTTNESDDYNNQDVYVAAADGSDPRNLHIGEDGAEASFADWSPDGGRLLVSDNTENFSRCGVYDLESDDVAWFGDLTAEESPVAFLPDGERFLALRTRDAAVVPLVYDIESGESRELDVPEGVAAFSGARAPALDGDRVLVNHTTSDSRSDLLAHDLRTGGTETLLAAEYGEFDPARFVPAEYFTFESHDSLEIGALLYDSGERPSPLVVNPHGGPRAADYKTFDMYTQFLLSRGYSVLKVNYRGSTGRGREFVERLYDDWGGGEQADIAEAVRQVTAEDWVDEERVVVFGGSYGGYSAYWQMVQYPELYAAGIAWIGVTDLEDMFENTMPHFRTELMEKYLGTPTENPELYRERSPVTHVENLAAPLLMVHGVNDRRVPVSQARIFRDALEEAGFEEGEDADYEYVELGEEGHASSDIDQKIRMLRTLDDFLKRRLPQATTTPEL, from the coding sequence ATGGCAGACGACTTCCTCGAACGCCTCGCGAGCCTTCCGAGCTTCCAGCACGCCGTCGCGTCCCCCGACGGCGACCGCGTCGCCCTCTACTACGACGTCACCGGCCGGAACGAACTCCACGTCCTCGACGTGGAGACCGGCGAGCGCCGACAGATCAGCGACGGCGAAGTGCCCCGCAACGCCCGCTGGCACGTCGACTGGAGCGCCGACGGCGACTGGGTGTACTTTCACGACGACGAGGGCGGTAACGAGCAGAACGACATCTACCGGATCGGCGTCCGCGGCGAGCGGGAGGGCGAGGTCGAACAGCTCACCGAGCTTGACGGGCAGACCGCGCTGGTCGAGGTGGCCGACGACGGCGAGACGCTCCTGCTTGGCTCGAACCGCGACGGCCAGATGAACCTCTTCGCGTACGACCTCCCCTCGGGTGAGGTGTCGAAGCTGACCGACTACGACCGTGCGGCCGGCAGCGGCGGTTTCTCGCCCGACGTCGATCGGCTGGCGTACACGACCAACGAGTCCGACGACTACAACAATCAGGACGTGTACGTCGCCGCCGCCGACGGCTCCGACCCGCGGAACCTCCACATCGGCGAGGACGGCGCCGAGGCCAGCTTCGCCGACTGGAGTCCCGACGGCGGCCGCCTGCTGGTCTCGGACAACACCGAGAACTTCAGTCGCTGTGGCGTCTACGATCTGGAGAGCGACGACGTGGCGTGGTTCGGCGATCTGACCGCCGAGGAGAGCCCGGTGGCGTTCCTCCCCGACGGCGAGCGGTTCCTCGCGCTCCGGACCCGCGATGCTGCGGTCGTGCCGCTGGTGTACGACATCGAGAGCGGCGAGAGCCGCGAACTCGACGTACCCGAGGGCGTCGCCGCGTTCTCCGGCGCCCGTGCCCCGGCCCTCGACGGCGACCGCGTGCTCGTGAACCACACCACCTCCGACAGCCGGTCGGACCTGCTGGCCCACGACCTCAGGACGGGCGGGACGGAGACGCTACTGGCCGCGGAGTACGGCGAGTTCGACCCCGCCCGCTTCGTCCCGGCCGAGTACTTCACCTTCGAGAGCCACGACAGCCTCGAGATCGGCGCGCTGCTGTACGACTCCGGCGAACGGCCGTCGCCGCTGGTGGTCAACCCTCACGGTGGCCCCCGAGCCGCGGACTACAAGACGTTCGACATGTACACCCAGTTCCTGCTCTCACGGGGGTACTCGGTGCTGAAAGTGAACTATCGCGGCTCGACCGGTCGGGGCCGGGAGTTCGTCGAGCGCCTCTACGACGACTGGGGCGGCGGCGAGCAGGCGGACATCGCCGAGGCCGTCCGACAGGTCACCGCCGAGGACTGGGTCGACGAGGAGCGCGTCGTCGTGTTCGGCGGCTCCTACGGCGGCTACTCGGCGTACTGGCAGATGGTCCAGTACCCCGAGCTGTACGCCGCGGGGATCGCGTGGATCGGCGTGACCGATCTGGAAGACATGTTCGAGAACACGATGCCGCACTTCCGGACCGAGCTCATGGAGAAGTACCTCGGCACGCCCACGGAGAACCCCGAGCTCTACCGGGAGCGCTCGCCGGTGACCCACGTCGAGAACCTCGCGGCGCCGCTGCTGATGGTCCACGGCGTCAACGACCGCCGCGTCCCCGTCTCGCAGGCCCGAATCTTCCGGGACGCGCTGGAGGAAGCCGGGTTCGAGGAAGGCGAAGACGCGGACTACGAATACGTCGAGCTCGGCGAGGAGGGCCACGCCTCCTCGGACATCGACCAGAAGATCCGGATGCTGCGCACGCTGGATGACTTCCTCAAGCGTCGGCTACCGCAGGCGACGACGACGCCCGAACTGTAG
- a CDS encoding PQQ-binding-like beta-propeller repeat protein: MTDDESDQSESPSYTRIDSFRAGSVQAAAGGETGLVVADDEGTAVLIGAGTRRTLVDDATGADVAMADHAYLLTADGLEAFDADGERVWTVDVDGESVEADPAAGDVYVATGEGTFVRFDAESGAELGRFDQSRPDLAETPAIAAADSQVAVALWTFLTVFSAAGEELTAITLDGAAVDVGFLDGTVVVSLKDGQLIAYDEGAKRWESDRGFTWLADGAETALLGYAGNQACLVDRDGGVTELRDVRGEPIAATSDTSLLATHHNGTVTVYGAVDAGAESISVSIDDDAITPSNSVVEVAFENDGGGPAETTASVDVDGATPSTPTLSATIPPGGRVDERVSLRDIDEDRESVTVTVVADGQESTVTVPIETEQRDIAVSVDPLGVDHGEATVEVTVANEGSVPLTDVVASEREIGTVRPGAEHTFRIEGELPTSPVSVRTAELSPSTFGTELPPTPTDIGLDVDENGLLVVSLENDTPAPVLDELTLENAHTVDGELSFEIEIPERGQYRLSVPVLEAGERSVAVDTAAGRVSRQLSLDRTPGFEQSRAEPRTVSAGSSADRLDDGEPSDQGTASVDRSFSTETPTRGERFVERLSVGNDGEESVQFELVADDGDYRIPVTVDAGSEAVGRRDHAAFGDEITVPAVRLESDDGEAFAPARSLPVEAGAIEPRITWAATDDGCELWYEFTSDDTACELSAVSFPGGPSVPLDLELGANETGTGTVTVDWRPDSEVVRATVTGRGREVETLVPNESLVDRTTSRLDDLAVDADAEWGNADQPNSNVYLRFENEGDEPIRDLRFEAEGPDLDEWTVPKHVDEIAPGDGPTEYPIHLVSVGPNTTGEVEVEVTAEGGAERLFTVRVSADENAEVPPGAISVQDSSPSSVRFPDSVSGPYR; the protein is encoded by the coding sequence GTGACCGACGACGAGTCCGACCAGTCCGAATCACCGTCGTACACGCGGATCGACAGTTTTCGTGCGGGCTCCGTGCAGGCAGCAGCCGGCGGGGAAACCGGTCTCGTCGTCGCCGACGACGAGGGGACCGCCGTGCTGATCGGCGCCGGCACGCGACGGACGCTCGTCGACGATGCGACCGGGGCCGACGTCGCGATGGCCGACCACGCCTACCTCCTCACTGCCGACGGACTGGAAGCGTTCGACGCCGACGGGGAGCGAGTGTGGACCGTCGACGTCGACGGCGAAAGCGTGGAGGCCGATCCGGCGGCTGGCGACGTGTACGTCGCGACGGGCGAAGGGACGTTCGTCCGGTTCGACGCCGAGAGCGGTGCGGAGCTGGGGCGGTTCGACCAGTCTCGTCCCGACCTGGCCGAGACGCCGGCGATCGCGGCCGCCGATAGCCAGGTCGCGGTCGCACTCTGGACGTTCTTGACCGTCTTCTCCGCGGCGGGGGAGGAGCTCACCGCCATCACGCTCGACGGCGCGGCAGTCGACGTCGGCTTTCTGGACGGCACTGTCGTCGTCTCGCTGAAGGACGGCCAGCTGATCGCCTACGACGAAGGAGCCAAACGGTGGGAGAGCGATCGAGGGTTCACGTGGCTGGCCGACGGCGCGGAGACGGCGCTGCTGGGGTACGCCGGGAACCAGGCCTGCCTCGTCGACAGGGACGGCGGCGTTACCGAACTTCGTGACGTTCGCGGCGAGCCGATCGCCGCCACGTCGGACACGTCGCTGCTGGCGACCCACCACAACGGCACGGTGACCGTCTACGGTGCAGTCGACGCCGGGGCGGAGAGTATCTCCGTGTCGATAGACGACGACGCCATCACGCCGTCGAACTCAGTCGTCGAAGTCGCGTTCGAGAACGACGGCGGGGGGCCGGCCGAGACGACGGCGTCGGTCGACGTCGACGGCGCGACTCCGTCGACGCCGACGCTCTCGGCGACGATCCCGCCCGGCGGCCGCGTCGACGAGCGCGTGTCGCTCCGGGACATCGACGAGGACAGAGAGTCGGTCACGGTGACGGTCGTGGCCGACGGCCAGGAGTCGACGGTGACGGTGCCGATCGAGACCGAACAGCGCGACATCGCCGTCTCAGTCGATCCTCTCGGCGTCGACCACGGCGAGGCGACGGTCGAGGTGACCGTCGCCAACGAGGGAAGTGTCCCCCTCACGGACGTGGTCGCGAGCGAGCGAGAGATCGGAACGGTTCGACCCGGGGCGGAGCACACCTTCCGGATCGAGGGCGAACTCCCGACCTCGCCGGTTAGCGTCCGGACCGCGGAGCTCTCACCGTCGACGTTCGGAACCGAACTCCCGCCGACGCCGACGGATATCGGCCTCGACGTCGACGAAAACGGGCTGCTCGTCGTCTCCCTCGAGAACGACACTCCCGCCCCGGTGCTTGACGAGCTCACCCTCGAGAACGCCCACACCGTCGACGGGGAGCTGTCCTTCGAGATCGAGATCCCCGAACGCGGCCAGTACCGCCTCTCGGTTCCCGTGCTGGAGGCGGGAGAACGGTCCGTCGCCGTGGACACGGCCGCGGGTCGCGTCTCCCGGCAGCTCTCGCTCGATCGGACGCCCGGGTTCGAGCAATCCCGAGCCGAGCCCCGGACCGTCTCGGCCGGCTCCAGCGCGGACCGGCTCGACGACGGCGAGCCGAGCGACCAGGGGACGGCCTCAGTGGATCGGAGCTTCTCGACGGAGACGCCCACCCGCGGTGAGCGGTTCGTTGAGCGGCTCTCAGTGGGGAACGACGGCGAGGAAAGCGTCCAGTTCGAGCTCGTTGCCGACGACGGCGACTACCGGATCCCGGTCACCGTCGACGCCGGGAGCGAAGCCGTCGGACGGCGCGATCACGCCGCGTTCGGCGACGAGATCACGGTGCCGGCAGTGCGCCTCGAAAGCGACGACGGCGAGGCGTTCGCCCCGGCACGCTCGCTGCCGGTCGAAGCCGGGGCGATCGAACCACGGATCACGTGGGCCGCGACCGACGACGGCTGCGAGCTCTGGTACGAGTTCACGAGCGACGACACCGCGTGTGAGCTGTCGGCGGTGTCGTTCCCGGGCGGGCCGAGCGTCCCCCTCGACCTCGAACTCGGGGCGAACGAGACCGGAACCGGGACCGTCACCGTCGACTGGCGGCCCGACAGCGAGGTGGTCCGTGCGACCGTCACGGGACGGGGCCGGGAGGTCGAGACGCTCGTTCCCAACGAGTCGCTAGTCGATCGAACGACCAGCCGACTCGACGATCTGGCGGTCGACGCCGACGCCGAGTGGGGGAACGCCGACCAGCCCAACTCGAACGTCTACCTCCGGTTCGAGAACGAGGGCGACGAGCCGATCCGTGACCTACGCTTCGAGGCGGAGGGCCCGGACCTCGACGAGTGGACGGTGCCGAAACACGTCGACGAGATCGCACCGGGCGACGGCCCGACCGAGTATCCGATCCACCTCGTTTCGGTCGGTCCGAACACTACGGGCGAAGTCGAGGTCGAGGTGACGGCCGAGGGCGGCGCCGAACGGCTGTTCACCGTGCGCGTCTCGGCCGACGAGAACGCCGAGGTGCCGCCCGGCGCGATCAGCGTCCAGGACAGCAGCCCGTCGTCGGTCCGGTTCCCCGACAGCGTCTCCGGGCCGTACCGCTAA
- a CDS encoding cell division protein FtsZ, with the protein MPYLFVGAGQAGCAIVDAVFDHQRVAQLATPVAFNSTIRDLQNLSNIERDAWYGIAEGVGLVPGNTAGFEEQVAGGFGRDPRKADEVVADQGDAIRDAYRTRFGDETPPYAFLFLGLGGGTGCGIAPHLAEALREYGEETTHVIAVGVLPNTARATKDDDEVRATRQAANTMYGLDRLEEHIDGMILVDNQRLAYEDAAEGRFHEYNEYVASAIVDLISGPILERIDPGSYEDLDAPIIDLRDVVTSLRLPEEEVGYAALGRSITMTRTLPGYILPFLGRKSVDGAALSRIAVSKRSVDGLVPEETRKAIGQIRAPAPYIVDDDYRIQASVVRNLLDSYCPEVNLGMTLTERNLASFTTLLTYAREDIDRLQEIEEVAERHDGGVTT; encoded by the coding sequence ATGCCATACCTATTCGTGGGTGCGGGCCAAGCGGGGTGTGCCATCGTCGACGCGGTGTTCGACCACCAGCGTGTGGCCCAGCTCGCGACGCCAGTGGCGTTCAACTCCACTATACGGGATCTGCAGAACCTCTCCAACATCGAACGGGACGCGTGGTACGGGATCGCCGAAGGCGTCGGCCTCGTGCCGGGGAACACGGCGGGATTCGAGGAACAGGTCGCCGGCGGGTTCGGCCGTGACCCCCGGAAGGCCGACGAAGTCGTCGCCGATCAGGGCGACGCCATCCGTGACGCGTACCGGACACGGTTCGGGGACGAGACGCCGCCGTACGCGTTCCTGTTCTTGGGGTTAGGTGGTGGGACGGGCTGTGGGATCGCGCCGCACCTGGCGGAGGCACTCCGGGAGTACGGGGAGGAGACGACACACGTCATCGCCGTGGGGGTGCTTCCGAACACCGCGCGAGCCACGAAGGACGACGACGAGGTTCGTGCGACGCGGCAGGCGGCGAACACGATGTACGGGCTCGACCGGCTCGAAGAGCACATCGACGGGATGATCCTCGTCGACAATCAGCGGCTCGCCTACGAGGACGCCGCCGAGGGGCGCTTCCACGAGTACAACGAGTACGTCGCCTCGGCCATCGTCGACCTCATCTCCGGGCCGATCCTCGAACGGATCGACCCGGGAAGCTACGAGGACCTCGACGCGCCGATCATCGACCTCCGGGACGTCGTCACCTCGCTGCGCCTGCCCGAGGAGGAGGTCGGCTACGCGGCGCTGGGCCGCTCGATCACGATGACGCGGACGCTGCCCGGCTACATCCTGCCGTTCCTCGGCCGGAAATCCGTCGACGGGGCGGCGCTGTCCCGGATCGCGGTGTCGAAACGGAGCGTCGACGGGCTCGTCCCCGAAGAGACGCGCAAGGCGATCGGGCAGATCCGCGCGCCGGCACCGTACATCGTCGACGACGACTACCGCATTCAGGCGTCGGTGGTGCGGAACCTCCTCGACTCCTACTGTCCGGAGGTGAACCTCGGGATGACGCTGACGGAACGCAACTTGGCTTCGTTTACGACACTTCTCACGTACGCTCGCGAGGACATCGACCGGCTGCAGGAGATCGAGGAGGTCGCCGAGCGACACGATGGAGGTGTGACGACGTGA